Proteins encoded by one window of Vitis riparia cultivar Riparia Gloire de Montpellier isolate 1030 chromosome 11, EGFV_Vit.rip_1.0, whole genome shotgun sequence:
- the LOC117925691 gene encoding hexokinase-1 isoform X1 — protein sequence MGKVAVGAAVVCAATVCAAAVLIARHRMRSSGRWARAMAILREFEEKCGTPIAKLRLVADAMTVEMHAGLASEGGSKLKMIISFVDNLPTGDEKGLFYALDLGGTNFRVLRVQLGGKDKRVVKQEFDEVSIPPHLMVGSSDALFDYIAAALAKFVATEGEGLHVSPGRQRELGFTFSFPVRQSSIASGSLIKWTKGFSIEDAVGQDVVGELTKAMERIGLDMRVSALVNDTIGTLAGGRYHDQDVVAAVILGTGTNAAYVERAQSIPKWHGLLPKSGDMVINMEWGNFRSSHLPLTEYDQVLDAESLNPGEQIFEKIISGMYLGDIVRRVLCRMAEEADLFGDTVPPKLKIPFILRTPDMSAMHHDTSPDLRVVGSKLKDILDIPNTSLKTRKVVIELCDIVATRGARLSAAGILGILKKLGRDTMKEGDKQNSVIALDGGLYEHYTEFRTCLESTLKELLGAEVSDNIVIKHSNDGSGIGAALLAASHSQYLEEDS from the exons atggggAAGGTGGCGGTGGGAGCGGCGGTGGTGTGCGCCGCGACGGTCTGCGCGGCGGCGGTGCTGATCGCGCGCCACCGTATGCGGAGCTCTGGGCGATGGGCTAGGGCCATGGCGATACTGAGGGAATTTGAGGAGAAGTGTGGGACCCCTATTGCGAAGCTGAGACTGGTGGCTGACGCCATGACTGTTGAGATGCATGCTGGTCTTGCATCTGAAGGTGGAAGCAAACTCAAGATGATTATCAGCTTTGTGGATAACCTTCCCACTGG ggatgaGAAGGGTTTGTTTTATGCATTGGACCTTGGTGGCACAAACTTCCGTGTCTTGCGTGTGCAATTGGGTGGGAAAGACAAGCGTGTTGTTAAACAAGAATTTGACGAAGTTTCTATTCCTCCACATTTGATGGTTGGGAGTTCAGAT GCTTTATTTGATTACATTGCTGCAGCACTTGCTAAATTTGTTGCTACTGAAGGTGAAGGTCTTCATGTTTCTCCTGGTAGACAAAGGGAACTGGGTTTTACTTTCTCATTTCCAGTTAGACAATCATCAATTGCATCGGGCTCCCTCATTAAATGGACAAAGGGATTCTCAATAGAAGACGCG GTTGGACAAGATGTAGTGGGAGAATTAACGAAAGCCATGGAAAGAATTGGTCTTGATATGCGCGTATCTGCTTTG GTCAATGATACAATTGGAACACTAGCAGGAGGTAGATATCATGATCAGGATGTCGTTGCTGCAGTGATTTTGGGTACTGGAACAAATGCAGCCTATGTAGAACGGGCACAGTCAATTCCCAAGTGGCATGGTCTCCTACCGAAATCTGGAGATATG GTTATCAACATGGAGTGGGGTAACTTTCGATCATCTCACCTTCCACTAACAGAATATGATCAGGTGCTGGATGCTGAGAGTTTAAACCCTGGAGAACAG ATTTTTGAGAAGATTATTTCTGGTATGTATTTGGGAGACATTGTACGCAGAGTCTTGTGTCGTATGGCTGAAGAAGCCGACCTTTTTGGGGACACTGTTCCACCAAAACTGAAAATTCCTTTCATATTAAG GACTCCTGACATGTCAGCGATGCATCACGATACATCTCCTGATCTGAGGGTCGTTGGCAGCAAACTAAAAGATATCTTGGAT ATACCCAATACTTCCCTGAAAACAAGAAAAGTTGTCATTGAGCTGTGTGATATTGTTGCTACTCGTGGGGCCCGTCTTTCTGCTGCAGGGATCCTAGGCATTCTCAAGAAATTGGGGAGAGACACAATGAAGGAGGGGGATAAGCAGAACTCGGTGATAGCACTGGATGGAGGGCTGTATGAGCACTACACTGAGTTCCGCACCTGCTTGGAGAGCACCCTCAAGGAGTTACTGGGAGCAGAAGTTTCTGATAACATAGTCATCAAACACTCCAATGACGGCTCAGGCATTGGAGCTGCCCTGCTGGCTGCCTCCCACTCTCAGTACCTTGAAGAAGACTCTTGA
- the LOC117925691 gene encoding hexokinase-1 isoform X2 — translation MGKVAVGAAVVCAATVCAAAVLIARHRMRSSGRWARAMAILREFEEKCGTPIAKLRLVADAMTVEMHAGLASEGGSKLKMIISFVDNLPTGDEKGLFYALDLGGTNFRVLRVQLGGKDKRVVKQEFDEVSIPPHLMVGSSDALFDYIAAALAKFVATEGEGLHVSPGRQRELGFTFSFPVRQSSIASGSLIKWTKGFSIEDAVGQDVVGELTKAMERIGLDMRVSALVNDTIGTLAGGRYHDQDVVAAVILGTGTNAAYVERAQSIPKWHGLLPKSGDMVINMEWGNFRSSHLPLTEYDQVLDAESLNPGEQIFEKIISGMYLGDIVRRVLCRMAEEADLFGDTVPPKLKIPFILRYPILP, via the exons atggggAAGGTGGCGGTGGGAGCGGCGGTGGTGTGCGCCGCGACGGTCTGCGCGGCGGCGGTGCTGATCGCGCGCCACCGTATGCGGAGCTCTGGGCGATGGGCTAGGGCCATGGCGATACTGAGGGAATTTGAGGAGAAGTGTGGGACCCCTATTGCGAAGCTGAGACTGGTGGCTGACGCCATGACTGTTGAGATGCATGCTGGTCTTGCATCTGAAGGTGGAAGCAAACTCAAGATGATTATCAGCTTTGTGGATAACCTTCCCACTGG ggatgaGAAGGGTTTGTTTTATGCATTGGACCTTGGTGGCACAAACTTCCGTGTCTTGCGTGTGCAATTGGGTGGGAAAGACAAGCGTGTTGTTAAACAAGAATTTGACGAAGTTTCTATTCCTCCACATTTGATGGTTGGGAGTTCAGAT GCTTTATTTGATTACATTGCTGCAGCACTTGCTAAATTTGTTGCTACTGAAGGTGAAGGTCTTCATGTTTCTCCTGGTAGACAAAGGGAACTGGGTTTTACTTTCTCATTTCCAGTTAGACAATCATCAATTGCATCGGGCTCCCTCATTAAATGGACAAAGGGATTCTCAATAGAAGACGCG GTTGGACAAGATGTAGTGGGAGAATTAACGAAAGCCATGGAAAGAATTGGTCTTGATATGCGCGTATCTGCTTTG GTCAATGATACAATTGGAACACTAGCAGGAGGTAGATATCATGATCAGGATGTCGTTGCTGCAGTGATTTTGGGTACTGGAACAAATGCAGCCTATGTAGAACGGGCACAGTCAATTCCCAAGTGGCATGGTCTCCTACCGAAATCTGGAGATATG GTTATCAACATGGAGTGGGGTAACTTTCGATCATCTCACCTTCCACTAACAGAATATGATCAGGTGCTGGATGCTGAGAGTTTAAACCCTGGAGAACAG ATTTTTGAGAAGATTATTTCTGGTATGTATTTGGGAGACATTGTACGCAGAGTCTTGTGTCGTATGGCTGAAGAAGCCGACCTTTTTGGGGACACTGTTCCACCAAAACTGAAAATTCCTTTCATATTAAG ATACCCAATACTTCCCTGA
- the LOC117925690 gene encoding receptor-like protein kinase 5: MSKTPPPSVQFHFYTLSILLFSLTFYGNSQASDQELSILLKLKQHWHNPPAIDHWTSSNSSYCTWPEIKCAEDGSVTGILLVNINITNEIPPFICDLKNITTIDLQLNYIPGGFPTGLYNCTKLEYLDLSQNYFVGPIPADVDRLSPRLYLLFLVGNNFSGDIPAAIGRLPELRFLRLTQNQFNGSFPPEIGNLSKLEHLGMAYNDFRPSEIPLNFTKLKNLKYLWMAQSNLIGEIPEMIGEMTALQYLDLSSNNLSGKIPSSLFLLKNLTELYLQINQFSGEIGPTIEAINLLRIDLSKNNLSGAIPEDFGRLSKLEVLVLYSNQFTGEIPESIGNLTALTDVRLFSNNLSGILPPDFGRYSMLEAFEVASNSFTGRLPENLCAGGKLEGLVAFDNKLSGELPESLGNCRNLKIVMVYNNSLSGNVPSGLWTLVNISRLMISHNSFTGELPDELGWNLSRIEIRDNMFYGNIPAGVASWKNLVVFDARNNQLSGPIPSELTALPRLTTLLLDRNLFDGHLPSKIVSWKSLNFLNLSRNQISGMIPAEIGYLPDLSGLDLSENQLSGEIPPEIGLLTLTFLNLSSNHLTGKIPTKFENKAYDSSFLNNPGLCTSNPFLGIGFQLCHSETRKKSKISSESLALILSVAAAAAVLALSFSFIVFRVYRRKKHRFDPTWKLTSFQRLNFTEANILSSLAENNVIGSGGSGKVYCVPVNHLGEVVAVKRIWTHRNLDHKLEKDFLAEVEILGAIRHSNIIKLLCCVSSEDSKLLVYEYMERRSLDRWLHRKRRPMIASGLVHHFVLAWPQRLKIAVDIAQGLCYMHHDCSPPIVHRDVKSSNILLDSEFNAKLADFGLAKMLIKPGELNTMSTVAGSVGYMAPESAQTARVSEKTDVYSFGVILLELVTGREASDGDEHTCLVEWAWQHIQEGKHTADALDKEIKEPCYLDEMSSVFKLGIICTGTLPSTRPSMRKVLKILLQYSNPLEVYGEENTAREYDAAPLLDTKPARISENNGSNFASNV, from the exons ATGTCGAAAACACCCCCACCTTCTGTCCAATTTCACTTCTACACCCTCTCTATCCTCCTCTTCTCTTTAACCTTTTATGGGAATTCTCAGGCCAGTGATCAGGAGCTCTCAATCCTACTGAAACTTAAGCAACACTGGCATAATCCACCAGCCATCGATCACTGGACTTCGTCCAATTCATCCTACTGCACATGGCCGGAGATTAAATGTGCAGAGGATGGCTCTGTCACTGGAATCCTTCTTGTGAACATCAACATCACCAACGAAATCCCACCCTTCATTTGTGACCTGAAGAACATCACAACCATTGATCTCCAACTCAACTACATCCCTGGTGGATTCCCTACAGGTCTGTACAACTGCACCAAGCTTGAGTACTTGGACCTCTCTCAAAACTACTTCGTTGGCCCCATTCCGGCGGATGTTGACCGCTTGTCACCTCGGCTGTATCTCCTCTTCCTCGTCGGCAACAACTTCTCTGGCGATATTCCGGCTGCAATTGGGCGATTACCGGAGTTGAGGTTTCTTAGGCTCACCCAAAATCAGTTCAACGGTTCTTTCCCGCCAGAAATAGGTAATTTGTCGAAACTTGAACACTTAGGAATGGCCTATAACGACTTCCGGCCATCGGAAATACCTCTGAATTTCACTaagttgaagaatttgaagtaTCTGTGGATGGCCCAATCAAATTTGATCGGAGAAATCCCGGAAATGATTGGAGAAATGACTGCACTCCAGTACTTGGACTTGTCTTCAAACAATTTGAGTGGGAAAATCCCAAGCAGTTTGTTTCTGTTGAAAAATTTGACCGAATTATACcttcaaataaatcaattttctgGGGAGATTGGCCCAACAATTGAGGCCATAAATTTGCTTAGAATTGATCTTTCTAAGAACAACTTATCTGGGGCAATCCCGGAAGATTTTGGAAGGCTAAGCAAATTGGAAGTTCTGGTTTTGTATTCCAATCAATTCACAGGGGAGATTCCAGAAAGCATTGGCAATCTAACAGCCCTGACAGACGTTAGGTTGTTCAGCAACAATCTGTCCGGTATACTGCCTCCAGACTTCGGGCGATACTCAATGCTGGAAGCGTTTGAGGTAGCTTCCAACAGTTTTACCGGAAGGCTTCCAGAGAACTTGTGCGCAGGTGGAAAATTGGAAGGATTGGTGGCCTTTGATAACAAGCTCAGTGGGGAATTGCCTGAATCCCTTGGGAATTGCAGGAATTTGAAAATTGTCATGGTTTACAATAACTCGCTCTCAGGCAACGTTCCCAGTGGTCTATGGACTTTAGTGAACATATCACGGCTGATGATAAGCCACAATTCATTTACAGGTGAGCTGCCTGATGAATTGGGGTGGAATCTTTCTCGGATTGAGATCAGAGACAACATGTTTTATGGAAATATTCCAGCTGGAGTGGCTTCCTGGAAGAACCTGGTGGTGTTTGATGCACGCAATAACCAATTATCCGGTCCAATTCCTTCTGAATTAACAGCCCTACCTCGCCTCACTACTCTTCTTCTCGACAGAAACCTATTTGACGGTCACCTTCCATCCAAGATAGTGTCTTGGAAGTCGCTGAATTTCCTAAACCTTAGCCGAAATCAGATCTCTGGCATGATTCCGGCTGAAATTGGTTATCTACCTGACCTTTCAGGGCTAGACCTGTCGGAGAACCAACTCTCCGGTGAAATCCCACCTGAAATCGGCCTCCTGACTCTCACCTTTCTCAACCTTTCTTCCAATCATCTTACTGGGAAAATCCCAACCAAGTTTGAAAACAAAGCATATGACAGCAGCTTCTTGAACAACCCTGGTCTCTGTACAAGTAACCCATTCCTAGGCATTGGCTTCCAACTCTGCCATTCTGAGACAAGGAAGAAGAGCAAGATCTCATCAGAATCTTTGGCTTTGATTCTGAGTGTTGCTGCAGCAGCCGCTGTGTTGGCCttgtcattttcattcattGTCTTCAGAGTCTATAGAAGGAAGAAGCACAGATTTGATCCCACATGGAAACTCACCTCATTCCAGAGATTGAATTTCACTGAAGCAAACATTTTGTCAAGTTTAGCAGAGAATAATGTGATTGGAAGTGGCGGGTCAGGGAAAGTATACTGTGTTCCTGTAAATCATTTGGGTGAAGTTGTGGCTGTGAAGAGGATATGGACTCACAGAAACTTGGATCACAAGCTTGAGAAAGATTTTTTAGCAGAAGTTGAAATACTGGGTGCAATTCGGCACTCCAATATCATAAAATTGCTGTGTTGTGTTTCAAGTGAGGATTCAAAACTTCTGGTCTATGAGTATATGGAAAGGAGAAGCCTCGATCGGTGGCTCCATAGGAAGAGAAGGCCGATGATTGCCTCAGGTTTAGTCCATCATTTTGTCTTGGCCTGGCCCCAGAGGTTGAAGATTGCTGTGGATATTGCCCAGGGTCTATGCTACATGCACCATGACTGTTCACCTCCCATTGTTCATCGAGATGTGAAGTCGAGCAATATCCTGCTGGATTCTGAGTTCAATGCAAAATTAGCAGATTTTGGATTGGCAAAGATGCTGATCAAGCCCGGAGAGCTGAACACAATGTCAACTGTGGCAGGCTCAGTCGGGTACATGGCACCAG AGTCTGCTCAAACTGCAAGAGTGAGTGAGAAGACCGATGTTTACAGCTTTGGGGTAATCCTTCTGGAGCTGGTAACAGGACGGGAAGCCAGTGATGGAGATGAGCACACATGCCTTGTTGAGTGGGCATGGCAACACATCCAAGAAGGCAAGCATACAGCCGACGCCTTGGACAAGGAGATCAAGGAACCCTGCTACTTGGATGAGATGAGCAGTGTGTTCAAGCTAGGGATCATTTGTACTGGCACACTGCCTTCTACCAGGCCCAGCATGAGGAAGGTTTTGAAGATCTTGCTCCAATACAGCAATCCACTAGAGGTCTATGGAGAGGAGAATACCGCAAGAGAATACGATGCCGCCCCCCTCCTCGACACAAAGCCAGCGAGAATATCAGAAAATAATGGCAGTAATTTTGCGTCCAATGTGTGA